CAAATTTCGCGTATGCACTTAAAGTGTaacggtgacgtccgggacccggtgatgtgacgtcattagattattgatgacgtcaataacaattgcagcttgggtcaaagttcaccgtgttagccaatcaaaacgcgtacagagtttataccacatGCGGTATAAAaagattgttaatcaacagctgtaatgattaactgatggtctgagagttgaataacacagggtattgtggtagaaactggtatatgtgatataaataatttttcaagTTATCATTTATTCGCTTACCTATGATGACTAAAAATGACCATTCCCACCAATCGTCCTTCCTACTCTCCTCTCACTTATTGTTCTTTATTATCGAATGCAGTTCATTAATAAACACGACCCATTTTGATATGtacaacacaatgtacaacGAAACTAAGTCAAACAATTTACAAAATTAGCAAAACGTCTGCCGAGTTTTAGCTGTATGCATGTTCATTAAAATACCGACAGATTTCTAAGTATAGTATGTTAAAGAgattgatatttattatttctataatCTTTTTGAACATTGTTTTCTTCACACTCAGAAACTTCGTGAAGATATTGAGAAAAGCAAGGAACCTGGTTGTTGGAAATATAACAGTCAACCAatggtagatttttttttttttttttaaccatcTTCATCGATGGTTCTGTTTATTGATTATGTTGCAATATTCCCTTATCATTAATTAGTTTATAACGGACTAGTAACCCatgtaaactatatacatgtattttagaaataatcaatacatataaatatgatattttgatcGCTAATGTTCTATactgataaaaaataatgtgttaGTTGTGCCTCTGTCCAAAAACATAAATTTGCATTTTCATTCTGGCTGTTGCTATGAAACTTGAATAAATGCTATTATAAGAAAAACATCTTttaatttattgttattataaaactatattgatatatacatgtatatatactatcttGAATATCTGCCAGTGCATATGGCTGTATTCTAAATATTTTCCGTTTCCAGGGATTACCAAATTTTGGGAATACGTGCTACATGAATTCAATTCTTCAGGTATGATATACATTTCTCTTtgttaacatatacaatataacaacCCACACGACTGTTAGTTTGGGTGATACGATATCTCAAAGGTAAGCAAAGGTAGGGATAATTCAATTTCAGGTGAAGATCAAAATGGCAGGCGGTTGTAAACACACTTTAGGATTGGTAAAACAATATTCGTTATTTTCGTATTAACTTAATCTTCCTTGTCCAAATGTTTTTTCAGTCGatgtttgtatttttcaaatatgttttttatcattctTTATTTCACAGTGTAATGatcatttgattttaaaaaaatctttctgtATTGACTGCAGAAACACGCGTTTGAGAAAATAGAGGAAGGTTGCATATGCATGGCAATGATTTGCTATTGGCAATGTAACAGCTATTTGCTTATGAAACTTTAGGTCTGAAAAAAGAATCCATGccacaatacatacaaaaacGTAAAGTTTGTATGTAATAACGTAACTTattatttcaaatcattttgatatgtttatatatccgattttttaaaactaatttcaataaaaagaaataatatttgATGTTCAAAGGCAGTGTTCTTATTGATGTGATTAAATTGTAATTCTGTTTCAGTTTTACATCTAACGGGATAGAGCTTGTACAGGCATAGCTTGtctaaaaacacaaataaacaatatgtGAACGAAGCTATGTTACCTCTTCATCCAGACACAATTCCCCGGAAATCACAATAGTCaaaacatgttgtttttcgTTTCGTTTGGATTCATTTTTTAAGACGTTTAATAATTAATCTTTGAAAGcaaattaatacattttcagGTTCTTAGCTGGACACCGTTGCTGGGACAGCAGCTTGCAGAACGGTTATggaaatcagtcaaaaatgaaAACGTCGAAGTAAGACAGCTGtccatttgttatatatatatacatatataattaaacaatataaacggTATAGCACTTTGATCAAATTGCAATTCtagtttttttccccaaagaATTTAGATAATTAAAGTAAAgtgaaatatgcatttttttagCGAGGTTTACCTACAGTACTGcagtaatgataaaatgaatAGATTTGTCTGATAAGAGCATTTTTGTTTTCCGTTATCCACAGACAGACTTCAGAAACAACGTACAGACTCGTTTATTTCTGCTTCTTCTAAACGTCCATTCGGAAAACAAATCGTCAGTGACATTGGATTTCAGTATCCCTAATGACATATTGAAAGAGGCCAGGAAACTGTAAGGATATGTGAACACAAACACAACCGTGTTATCTTTTGAAAACAACAGGAACGTCTTTTTATACAGAGAAGAAATAAGAacctctttaaaaaaaagtacaaaatttccatttataactacaaac
The Pecten maximus unplaced genomic scaffold, xPecMax1.1, whole genome shotgun sequence genome window above contains:
- the LOC117318542 gene encoding ubiquitin carboxyl-terminal hydrolase 3-like produces the protein MGLPNFGNTCYMNSILQVLSWTPLLGQQLAERLWKSVKNENVETDFRNNVQTRLFLLLLNVHSENKSSVTLDFSIPNDILKEARKLNDQFMGYRQQDSFEMYNTLIGGVEDEARVLPCNYAGEKDMTGNGSLLFRNYFRLYIILCKSFRIDNNEHQKGRFIR